One part of the Sander vitreus isolate 19-12246 chromosome 10, sanVit1, whole genome shotgun sequence genome encodes these proteins:
- the LOC144524085 gene encoding uncharacterized protein LOC144524085 isoform X1 gives MKLVVFCLFAVCCGSLASTSTNKPDVPLQIRKLEEVLRQMEALRGNMQNNDQMLNTPPVDIEDVCCLSALQCLSASLNVQYNVTENKPKTKLLKSLRSHITVRGLCNAGSVQSTCQDCASHPKENATTFFNRLESFIQKAITRLYMI, from the exons ATGAAGTTGGttgttttttgcctttttgcaGTCTGCTGCGGTTCTTTGGCCAGCACGTCGACAAATAAGCCTGACGTACCATTGCAGATTAGAAAATTAGAAGAAGTCCTGAGACAAATGGAAGCTCTGAGAGGAAACATGCAG AACAATGACCAGATGCTGAATACTCCACCAGTTGACATTGAG GACGTCTGCTGTCTGTCAGCCTTACAATGCTTAAGCGCTAGTTTGAATGTGCAATACAACGTTacagaaaacaaaccaaaaactaaACTTTTGAAGAGCCTGAGGAGTCATATCACT GTGAGAGGTCTTTGCAATGCAGGAAGTGTTCAG TCCACCTGCCAAGACTGCGCCTCACATCCCAAGGAAAATgccacaacatttttcaacagaCTGGAGTCTTTTATTCAAAAG GCCATAACGAGACTGTACATGATCTAA
- the LOC144524085 gene encoding uncharacterized protein LOC144524085 isoform X2, whose amino-acid sequence MEALRGNMQNNDQMLNTPPVDIEDVCCLSALQCLSASLNVQYNVTENKPKTKLLKSLRSHITVRGLCNAGSVQSTCQDCASHPKENATTFFNRLESFIQKAITRLYMI is encoded by the exons ATGGAAGCTCTGAGAGGAAACATGCAG AACAATGACCAGATGCTGAATACTCCACCAGTTGACATTGAG GACGTCTGCTGTCTGTCAGCCTTACAATGCTTAAGCGCTAGTTTGAATGTGCAATACAACGTTacagaaaacaaaccaaaaactaaACTTTTGAAGAGCCTGAGGAGTCATATCACT GTGAGAGGTCTTTGCAATGCAGGAAGTGTTCAG TCCACCTGCCAAGACTGCGCCTCACATCCCAAGGAAAATgccacaacatttttcaacagaCTGGAGTCTTTTATTCAAAAG GCCATAACGAGACTGTACATGATCTAA